In the genome of Sceloporus undulatus isolate JIND9_A2432 ecotype Alabama unplaced genomic scaffold, SceUnd_v1.1 scaffold_186, whole genome shotgun sequence, the window TGTTTCCCCTGGGTAGACAAGCCAGCTGCCCAGAGGATCAGACAAGCCAAAGCCTCAGAGAGAAAAAGTAAAGTTTGTCTGGATGTGTGTACGTACATATATATGATGGGAAAGCCTCTGGTTCTGACTCACCTGTTCCGAGGCCTGTCATGGGATGGAGGGCTGTAAAAGGCTTCCACAGCTGCTAGCAGCCTCTCACTAGGAGGCATGGGGGGTGGCAGGCGGATATCCTTGGGATCCAAAGGCTTGTACTCATGATCTTCCAGCtacaaagaagagaaagaagaggagtggAGACAAGGGAAGCCATTTAGAGCAAGAGAGGCCCTCTCCCAGAGAAGCCACCCACAAAGGTAGCTTTAGGGCAACCAGTCCCCTCTAGCCACCCAGAGGGGCCTTTTCTCATCTTGCTCTCCCGGCAGGGCCACTTACTTTGACGAGGGGGGCCATGAGACCAGCAGGGAGGTCGAAATATGGAACGTTGGGCACCAGGCTGGGGTCATCGTGGTTGACATGAGGGGGCCCCTGCCGGCGCATATGGGGGGGCTGCCCATTAAATCCATGAGGAGGGGGCCCAAAGTCAGGGTGCTGCGGCCCGCCCCACGGAGGGTGCTCACTGATTCCAGGGTGTGGCATGCGGTGCCCAGGATGGTGGTGTGGGGGGCCAATCTCTGGCGGGTGGAAAAAAAGGAGTGGATATATTCAGCCTCCAGAAGTTAGACTTCCGAGAGCAGCTGCCCCCCAACTGGGGCTCACCCTCCTCCCGAGCCACTCACCTTGAGGAAAATCCCCCTGGGGGTAGTCAAACCGGTGAGGATACGGGGGCCGCTCGAAGGGATGCCGGGGAGGGAAGTCTTCCTGCATGAAGCGAGGTGGGAACCGGTTGAAGTTGTGGGGGTGCGGTGGCTGGTTAAACTGAGGGTGCTGCTGGTGAGGGGGGAAGGGCCCCCGGAAGTGGGGCGGGCGCTGCATGCGGAAGGGGGGCTCCCTCGGGCCTCCACCCCATTGCGGCTGCTCGTGCTGGTTGTTCCAAGGGGCCTCGAACTGGTTATTCCAAGTGGGCTCCGGCTGGTTGTTCCAGGGGGCTTCGCGCTGGTTGTTCCAACCAGGCTCCCGCTGCTCACTCCATATCCCTTCGTGGTTGCTGTTCCATGGGGGGCAGTGGGGGGGCCCCTGGTGGTGTGGGAATGGCGGCTGGTCAGGTGGCtagaagggagagaagagtggGACAGCTGTGAGTCCTGGGGAAGGCAGAGGAGTGTCTTGAAAGAGATCCCccagccccctcctccccccccaccccaccccctttaCCTGCTGTTGGCCCCCATGGAGTGACAGGATGGTCAAACCAGGGGGGCTTGTTAGGCGGAAGGTGCTCGTGAGGACCACGAGGTCCAGGCACAGCAGGTTCGGTGCCCCCAGTCCCTGCGGCTTCATACTCAGCAGTGCCTGCAAGTGGTAGCTGAGCCTTTCCCTCATCtgcaaaagagagggagggaagttgAGCCCGACTAATGGCCCCACTGGCAGCCTCATGGGAGTGGACCTGTGGCCTTGTTTCCTTGCCTGAGCCAGGGACCACCCAACCCTTTCTACCCAACACGCACAGCCAGGAGTGCCCTACCTGCTGGCACGATGGGAGCAGCTGAAGAAGGCACTGGAGCTGGAGGGGGTGCTGGTTTCACCTCACTTTCCAGGGGGGCAAtttgaagctgctgctgctgctgctgcatgagGCTGTTGACAAACTCCTCATGTTGTGTCTTCAGGGTCTGTATCTGCTGTTGGAAGGCAACCTGGACAGGCTGCACCACACTGGCACACTCTGTGATCAGGGTGGCCTGTGggcaaggaagagaaagagatgtcCCAGGGCCTGACCAGTGTCTTCAAAGGTCAGGGCATGCCAAGATTTGTCTTTTAAGCCCATTTGTGCTCCGACTTGCTCAGTCTGTCTCCTATTCTTTGTTTGCATGTTGTATAAATGCTCAGAGGTTCAGAGTGTGTACCTTTCCATTATTCTGTATTTACCTGAGTATGTAAACTCCCCAAATAACAGTTTTGGAGAAAGGGGAAGGATATCAATAAACTTAAAAGCAAGGTTAATATCTGCACACATTCTCAGAAAACCTTCGAGGCAGTTCAACTCTACCAAAATAAATTTGGCAAAGGATCCTCTCCTGCATGGAATAACATTTCCAGCTCCTAGTCGGTTGTTTTCCACTTTTGCCCCTTGGCAAGTGAGTCCTATGGCTTAACATCAGTTGCCACCAGCCAGACACATGGTGCCCGAGGGTTTTGAGAAGCATGGCCTGAACAGCAGAAGGGAGCTGCCAGCTATGGAAGCCCTTAGCGGGGAGGAAGGTTGGAAGGATGGGAAGCTTTCCCAGGCTTGGAAGGGCTATGGCAGCTCTACTAGTGTTTTTTTCTGCCTCATTCCTCTGGAGGCTGGATGTCCCACAGCCATGCCATGGCAACTTCACCAGTTTGAGGGGGAGCCCCAGAGAGAATCCTTTGACCTGTGGCTGAGCAGCTAGCTGGCTCCTTCTTACCTCACCAGAGGAGCCCCACACACAGAAGTGCTTACCTGATACTGGCCCAGTCCAAGTGCTGGGCTCTGCAGCTGCTGGATGATGGATTCATCAAAGTAGCCGTTCTTCTCCCACAGCTGAAGGAGCTGGGAAAAATCAAGAGGGAGAGGTGGGCCATTACTGGACTGGCTTAGGACTCCAGGCAAGCACGCGGTGGCCCCTGAATCCAAGCCACAGCTGCTCACCCTGGCGATCTTCTGTTGCTTGTCCTCCTCCACGGCCAGGAAACTGGTGCAGTAAATGGGCACAACCACCTTCTGCAGGGCAGCCAGGAGGTCCCGTTGCTGTTTCCGCTGGCTGAGagcaagaaagggagaaaaggagggaggtcAGAAGGGCAAGAGGTACAACTCTGTGCCAGGAGCATGTGGCAGCTGCGCTTGGAGACTGTTTTCCCAGGCATCCTCACAGCCCATgccacctaaaaaaaaaaaacacatgcaagGGACCATCGTGAGCACCTCGCTGCTATTCTTGTGCCCTGACAGGCgtgcttctttttgttcttcagAGTGTCCAAAACACATCTGAAATGGCTCTTTAATGACACTTGGCAAACCTCATGGCTCCAGCTTGTATCTCCCAGCATTCTGACAGCCACTGGGCCCCAGTGGGCCTACCAAGGGGATCTAGGCCTTAGGTCGATAGCACCCTGTCTGGCCCCTCAGTATTTCTTTCTGTGCCCAGGGAACTCACCAGTGGTGGAGGACATCATTGATCAAGTAGATCAAGTGGAGCCGCAGCTCAAAATGGGCGCTCTCAGCTGTGATGCGGTCGCGCAGATGCCCTGCCATCAGTTCGCAGTGCTGGGGAGACTTGGCATTACTGAACATCCAGTTCTTGCCAACCTGGGGTCACAGAAACACAAGGGTTTCAGGGAAGAACTCACCAGGAAGATAAGTGGAAGCAGAAAAGAGTTCATTTGTATATAAGTGAACTAAGCCAGAGAGCAGCAAAGCACTGAAGTGGAATAAAATGAACCCCAGGAGAGAACTTGGTGCCCAGACCACCAAGGAGGGGAGGTGTGTACCGGAGGACTTGGTGGTACAGTCCTCATTTGGCAGAGGGAAGGCCCAGTTCAAGCTCCAGCAAAAAGGCCTCATATAACAAAGGccaattcctccctccctcacacacatacataaaattCATTGTCAGCCAGCGTTGGCAACATAGACCAGCGGCCTGACCTGGAACATGGCCCTTACTTCCTgttggggtggggatgggggagcCATGGGGATGACACTTCCATCCTAGCCTGGAGCTAACCTGGGTTTCCTTCGATCTCAAAGAATCCAACATATTTTCCTTTTTGCATGGATTTACCAGAAAATGGAAAGCAATTTCTTAAAAATTATTCCTTACTTTCTGCTATgccttgtttttaaagaaaagatcaGAAATTTGACTTTACAAACAACAGGCAATTCCTTCTTTTAGCAAAACACAAGAGAatagcaaatatttttttttaaggattccTATTATGTAACCCCTAACATGCCTACAAAACCTCCTATAATTAATTTTAACTAAAACTAGCCAGTTTCACTACTAGAGTTTCTTTTCTTCCAACTCACCTGCACCATTTTTAAAGGGCAGTCTTGTTAGGTCCTTGTTGAAGCACACCCACATCCTCCTTACTTTCTCACCTTCTGGCTCAAAGgccggcctccctccctccctccctccctcccaggcctccCTTACCGAGATAGCATCCTTCGTGCAGGTGTCAATGATAGGTTGCAGCAAGTTATCAAACTCGTTTACATCCAGCTGGGTCTCCTCCAAGACTTTCTGCATTTGCTGCTCAATGGCCAGCGTGATGGCAGCAGTAATTTGCTCCTGAGGAAAGAATCCCACAGACAAACCGCAGGATGCAGATCAGCAAACTTCCCCTCACTGGCTGTGCCTGGCTGAAGCCCCCCGTAGACCCACTCGTTCTCCTTACAAGGTTCTCCTTACGGGACCCCACCACCAGAGCCTCCCACAGCTGGAGGAAAGCAGCATGGTGCAGCTCTGGGCACAAACTGCTaaggggcagagagggaggggagaactTTGTGCCtcaacaagcccccccccccccaaaaaaaatcacgCCTGTGTGAGGAGCTGGCCTCACTCCTCCTCACTTGTCTGAGGGCCAGGAggtgctgctcctgctgctgcaggTTCCACTGGCTCTGCTGGATGAGTTCCTCCATGGAGGGGGTCCCCTGAGCCACTGAGACAGGAGTGGGAGTCAGAGCCAGGGGTGGCTGTGGCAGTGCTGGGATCTGGGGGGCAGGTGCCTCCATGTCTTGGCTTTGCTTGCACAACACTGCAGGGAGAGAGGATGGAAATAAACAAGAAGTCCTGAGGAAGTTAGGCAGAGTACGCGTGAGCGCACACATGCCGCCCTCAGCCAAACCTTCTGCCAACTCCAGAGGTCCACAGGTGGGAGTTCGGGAAGCTGTCCCAGCAAGCAGCCCCCAAGAGATCTGAGGGGAATTCCCAGGAGACACCAGAGACTTCTCTGGAAAGGGAGCCCAAGGCTCCCCTTGCCTCACTGTCAGGTAAGCAAAGCCAAGAAAGAATGGGCCAAACACAGTTCTGCAGCCCACTGAAAGAAGAACATCCAAACTCTACTCTGAATTGTGTGCAAAGACAAAGATACCTTTCCCAGTCATCTGCAACAGCCCACAAACTCAGGAGGGGCTGCACAGAGAGCAAAAGGGCCCAGGGAACCCTCCCCTTGAACTCTCCCAGGAAGGGGGCAGCCTTCTCCAGCCACCACCAGCTGAGCTCTCACACTCTTGGAAGTCTGAAGAGAGGCTGCCTCAAAGGAATCCGCTCTGAGACAAAGCAAGAATTGTGGTatgagggggagggaggcagtggAACTAAGAGTCTCAGGTGAGAAGAAGAGCCAttaaacaccaccaccacctggtTCAGGTGACTTTCAGGCACATTGACACAAGGGGACTGAGACCAGGGGCCCATCCTGCAGAGCTGGTGTGTGGTTTACTGAGACTGGGTGGCACGTTCCAGAGGTTCAGAGGCAAAGATTTTCATCCTTTGGCTCTCTGACTTCAATTCTCAGAATCCTCAACcactggccaggctggctggggcagacttctgggagttgaagtcccagaGCCCCCAAAACTGGAAGTGCTTTGGCCATAGGGGGCCCCTGAACTCACACTGCTGCTGCTCCAAGGCCAGCTTGTACTTGTAGTAGCCATAGAAGTCACCCCCGAAGAGGAACGAGAACTTGGGATTCTCCTTCTGCTTCTCCATGGTCATCTTCTCAAACTCGGGGCCGTTCCGCGCCACAAATTGGGCCAACTTGTCAATGACATTGCGCAGCTCCTGGTCTGGTGGGAGAAAAGAGACAAGAGAGGGCAGATGGGGCCTTTCGGAAGcacagagggctttctctctcctccccctcaatCCCTGGAGCCACTGTTGCTTGTTAAGGCATGCTGCAGACCTCCAAATGCAAGGTCTTGGAGTAAAGATGAAAACAGTCTCCACCAAAAACCAACTTCCTCCAAACTGGGGGTCCTTTTCTGGGTTCTCGGGCCTTTCCTGAGTAACCGACATACTCACTCCCACTAATGATACTGACTATTTTAGAGATTTCCACAAGATGCCCTGCTCcctatgatagccccgtttaagtatttgaagggaggccatattgaggagggaacatgcttgttttctgctgctccagagactgggacccagagcaatggatggaagctccagggaaagagattccaggtcAACATTCAGAGgatcttcctgagagtaagggctgtttgacagaggaagacactccttccttggagattttagtggagactccttccctggaggtttttaagcagaggctgggtggccatctctcaataggaatgctttgttcctgcatggcagaatggggttggactggatggccctttttggggtctcttccaactctaggattctctgtTTGATTGTTTTCAAtagtatttttattataattacaaTTATGTTGGAATTATTGTGTTGATGTGTTTTAACAAAGCGGGGGACTCATTTCATTGTACTgtatggttttttgttgttgtagtgccACTTTGATCTTACAGTCGAGgcaagataaaaagaaatggtattattattattattattattatgatgatgattatttattCTCCACAGCCTCCAGAAGCCCTCGAGGGAGCTCGCCTCCCGGCAGCGGGGAGCCCCCCACATGACCGCCCATGGGCCCCAGGGCTTCCCACAGAAGAGGGCTCCCTGACCCGCGCTGCAGTCTCCTTTCCTTGCTGTGATGTTGCTTCTGACCCtgccgggggagggggggtgtccTTGGCCAGGCTTGTTCGGGGAGAggctgaggctgagcgagtgtgacccATTGGATTCCTCGCTCCCCCGCGGGGCCTGCCGTGGAAACTGGGGCTGCTCCGCTCTTTGCCCGCCCTCTGAACATGTGCAGAGTGGCTCCCACCGCCCCCTCCCGGGAGATCAGTTACTCCTCACCGCggcaagggaggaagggaaagagggctCGTCGGCGGGTCCCTCGGGCTCACCTTCGGGCGGAGGGGGCAGCGGAGGCATCTCCATGGCGGCGGCGTCGAAGGCCTGGAGAGTCCGAGCCGTACCAGGCCCGCCGGTCGCAAAGAAGTCCGCGACGCCTTTTTCTCGCGCGCTTTACGGCCGCTCGTCACCCTTGAACCC includes:
- the LOC121917697 gene encoding LOW QUALITY PROTEIN: calcium homeostasis endoplasmic reticulum protein (The sequence of the model RefSeq protein was modified relative to this genomic sequence to represent the inferred CDS: deleted 1 base in 1 codon), with amino-acid sequence MEMPPLPPPPEDQELRNVIDKLAQFVARNGPEFEKMTMEKQKENPKFSFLFGGDFYGYYKYKLALEQQQLLCKQSQDMEAPAPQIPALPQPPLALTPTPVSVAQGTPSMEELIQQSQWNLQQQEQHLLALRQEQITAAITLAIEQQMQKVLEETQLDVNEFDNLLQPIIDTCTKDAISVGKNWMFSNAKSPQHCELMAGHLRDRITAESAHFELRLHLIYLINDVLHHCQRKQQRDLLAALQKVVVPIYCTSFLAVEEDKQQKIARLLQLWEKNGYFDESIIQQLQSPALGLGQYQATLITECASVVQPVQVAFQQQIQTLKTQHEEFVNSLMQQQQQQLQIAPLESEVKPAPPPAPVPSSAAPIVPADEGKAQLPLAGTAEYEAAGTGGTEPAVPGPRGPHEHLPPNKPPWFDHPVTPWGQQQPPDQPPFPHHQGPPHCPPWNSNHEGIWSEQREPGWNNQREAPWNNQPEPTWNNQFEAPWNNQHEQPQWGGGPREPPFRMQRPPHFRGPFPPHQQHPQFNQPPHPHNFNRFPPRFMQEDFPPRHPFERPPYPHRFDYPQGDFPQEIGPPHHHPGHRMPHPGISEHPPWGGPQHPDFGPPPHGFNGQPPHMRRQGPPHVNHDDPSLVPNVPYFDLPAGLMAPLVKLEDHEYKPLDPKDIRLPPPMPPSERLLAAVEAFYSPPSHDRPRNSEGWEQNGLYEFFRAKMRARRRKGQEKRNSGPSQSRSRSKSRGRSSSRSNSRSSKSSGSYSRSHSRSGSQSRSYSRSQSRSRSGSRSSGSRSRSRSKSYSPGRRHRSRSRSQTPPSSAGLGSSSGPPVPESRLGEENKGHQMLVKMGWSGSGGLGAKEQGIQDPIKGGDIRDKWDQYKGVGVALDDPYENYRRNKSYSFIARMKARDESK